One window from the genome of Rhodobacteraceae bacterium S2214 encodes:
- a CDS encoding SH3 domain-containing protein translates to MRPSLILVFLAATLLSACGGLGRDRTTVVGVGTDDLLKLRSGPGLGFAVVLGLPDGTDLVRRDCVTEVGQLWCEVALADAPRVSGYVSADYLDRR, encoded by the coding sequence ATGCGTCCATCGCTTATCCTTGTTTTTCTTGCTGCCACCCTTTTGTCCGCGTGCGGTGGTTTAGGGCGTGATCGAACAACCGTCGTTGGTGTCGGTACAGACGATCTGCTGAAGCTGCGGTCGGGACCGGGGCTTGGGTTTGCTGTGGTATTGGGGTTGCCGGATGGGACCGATCTTGTGCGCCGCGACTGTGTTACCGAAGTGGGTCAATTGTGGTGCGAAGTGGCGCTTGCCGATGCGCCACGCGTTTCCGGATATGTGTCTGCGGATTACTTGGACCGGCGATAA
- the aroC gene encoding chorismate synthase, whose amino-acid sequence MSINSFGHLFRFTTWGESHGPALGATVDGCPPGVKLEAPMIQQWMDKRRPGLNKNTTQRQEADEVKILSGVFDGVTTGTPIQLMIENTDQRSKDYGDIANTFRPGHADITYHQKYGVRDYRGGGRSSARETASRVAAGGVAREAIKAIAPNVEIRGYMTQMGAKQIDRSKLDWSQIDKNDFFCPDADAAAEWNDYLAWLRKDDHNSVGAIIEVVARGVPAGIGAPIYGKLDTDLAAAMMSINAVKGVEIGEGMAAAALTGRDNADEIFMGQGGPEYSSNHAGGILGGISTGQDIVVRFAVKPTSSILSPRKSIRMDGTPTEVITKGRHDPCVGIRAVPVGEAMMACVILDHLLLDRGQTGGVRGQIG is encoded by the coding sequence ATGTCGATCAACAGCTTTGGCCATCTTTTCCGGTTCACCACATGGGGCGAAAGCCATGGGCCTGCGTTAGGGGCAACGGTCGATGGCTGCCCTCCCGGTGTGAAACTCGAAGCGCCAATGATCCAGCAATGGATGGATAAACGCCGCCCCGGTTTGAACAAAAACACCACCCAGCGCCAAGAAGCGGACGAAGTCAAAATTCTGTCCGGCGTTTTTGATGGCGTCACGACGGGCACCCCGATCCAGTTGATGATCGAAAACACAGATCAGCGGTCCAAAGACTACGGCGATATCGCGAATACGTTCCGACCCGGTCACGCGGATATCACGTACCACCAGAAATACGGTGTGCGGGATTATCGGGGCGGTGGACGGTCGTCGGCGCGTGAAACCGCGTCGCGGGTTGCTGCTGGTGGTGTCGCGCGTGAAGCGATCAAAGCGATTGCCCCCAATGTCGAAATTCGCGGTTACATGACCCAGATGGGTGCCAAACAGATTGATCGGTCCAAACTGGACTGGAGCCAGATCGACAAGAACGATTTCTTTTGCCCAGACGCAGATGCAGCGGCGGAATGGAACGACTATCTGGCGTGGCTGCGCAAAGACGACCACAATTCCGTCGGTGCGATTATCGAAGTCGTCGCGCGCGGCGTTCCTGCAGGGATTGGCGCACCGATCTATGGTAAGCTCGATACCGATCTCGCGGCTGCGATGATGTCTATCAACGCTGTGAAAGGCGTGGAAATTGGCGAGGGCATGGCCGCAGCAGCGCTCACAGGGCGCGACAACGCTGATGAGATTTTTATGGGCCAAGGCGGTCCAGAGTATTCGTCAAACCACGCTGGCGGCATTTTGGGTGGAATCAGCACCGGCCAGGATATCGTGGTTCGGTTCGCCGTAAAGCCAACGTCGTCGATCCTGAGCCCACGGAAATCAATCCGCATGGATGGCACACCAACCGAAGTGATCACTAAGGGGCGGCACGACCCATGCGTTGGTATCCGTGCGGTGCCTGTGGGTGAAGCCATGATGGCTTGTGTCATTTTGGATCACCTGCTGTTGGATCGCGGTCAAACAGGCGGTGTGCGCGGCCAGATCGGTTAA
- a CDS encoding DMT family transporter produces MDIRAILMGLAFAAMWSSAFTSARVIVEYAPPLTALAFRFLVSGTLGVLIAAALGQNMRLSRQQWVGVVVFGVCQNALYLGLNFVAMQTIAASLAAIIASTMPLLVALVGWLFLGQKIKALGIAGLIAGVIGVVVIMGARITGGVDLYGLVLCLIGVVSLTIATLAVLGAASGGNVLMIVGLQMLVGSAMLWVPALAFETFDVTWNWQLIVAFIYTTIVPGLLATWVWFVLVGRIGAVKASTFHFLNPFLGVAIAAALLGETIGLLDVLGVVIIAGGILAVQLSKQPA; encoded by the coding sequence ATGGACATACGCGCAATTCTGATGGGCCTTGCTTTCGCGGCGATGTGGTCTTCCGCATTTACGTCTGCTCGCGTGATCGTGGAATACGCGCCGCCGTTGACTGCGCTTGCCTTTCGGTTCCTTGTGTCGGGCACGCTCGGGGTGCTTATCGCCGCCGCACTTGGCCAGAACATGCGTTTATCGCGCCAACAATGGGTTGGCGTCGTCGTTTTCGGTGTTTGCCAGAACGCGTTGTACCTTGGACTGAACTTCGTGGCGATGCAGACGATCGCCGCGTCGCTGGCTGCCATCATCGCGTCAACCATGCCGCTGCTTGTGGCCTTGGTCGGCTGGCTCTTCCTAGGGCAGAAAATCAAAGCACTGGGTATTGCCGGCCTTATCGCCGGTGTAATCGGTGTCGTCGTCATCATGGGCGCACGGATCACAGGTGGCGTTGACCTTTACGGCCTCGTCCTGTGCTTGATCGGGGTCGTGTCCCTGACAATCGCGACGCTTGCTGTGCTTGGGGCTGCTTCAGGCGGCAATGTGCTGATGATTGTTGGCCTGCAAATGCTTGTGGGCAGTGCTATGCTTTGGGTCCCCGCACTCGCGTTCGAAACCTTCGATGTGACATGGAATTGGCAACTGATCGTGGCCTTTATCTACACAACAATCGTGCCCGGATTATTGGCAACGTGGGTTTGGTTCGTGCTTGTCGGGCGCATCGGCGCTGTCAAAGCGTCAACGTTCCACTTCCTCAACCCGTTCTTGGGGGTTGCAATTGCGGCGGCCCTGCTCGGCGAAACCATTGGTCTGCTCGACGTTTTGGGCGTGGTGATCATAGCAGGAGGTATTCTGGCCGTACAATTGAGCAAACAACCAGCCTAA
- a CDS encoding HU family DNA-binding protein yields the protein MATKPMTKAQLVAAIAEETGLDKKGATGALDGIVSIITKEVSGGGAVTLPGVGKIYCRERPERMVRNPATGEQIKKDADKVVKMTIAKALKDSVND from the coding sequence ATGGCCACTAAGCCTATGACAAAAGCGCAGCTGGTAGCTGCGATCGCCGAAGAAACCGGCTTGGACAAAAAAGGCGCGACAGGCGCGCTTGATGGGATCGTTTCCATCATCACGAAAGAAGTATCCGGCGGCGGCGCTGTGACACTTCCAGGCGTTGGCAAAATCTATTGCCGCGAACGTCCAGAGCGTATGGTTCGCAACCCAGCCACTGGTGAGCAAATCAAGAAAGACGCAGACAAGGTTGTCAAAATGACAATCGCGAAAGCGCTGAAAGATTCCGTAAACGACTAA
- a CDS encoding AMP nucleosidase — MNENTRTLLTPDVPAPESFTDPAAAVARLNEIYRTATQFLCGHFAEAVSGKTPAHKYRAFYPEIRLTTTSYTKADSRLSFGHVAEPGEYSTTVTRPDLFQHYLEQQIGLLIENHGVSVVIGCSDTEMPVHFAVANDSTMTVPQEGSMDFALRDVFDVPDLSTTHDNIVNGAGFQYPDGSAPLAPFTAQRVDYSLARLQHYTATAAEHFQNHILFTNYQFYVEEFEGYARQMLADPDSGYTSFVSTGNVEITDADAPLHAPAKLPQMPTYHLKREGGGGITLVNIGVGPSNAKTATDHIAVLRPHAWLMVGHCAGLRNSQSLGDFVLAHAYLREDHVLDDDLPVWVPIPALAEIQIALETAVADVTKLKGYELKKIMRTGTVATIDNRNWELREQAGPVQRLSQSRAIALDMESATIAANGFRFRVPYGTLLCVSDKPLHGELKLPGMASDFYKTQVARHLMIGIRAMEGLRDMPLERIHSRKLRSFEETAFL; from the coding sequence ATGAATGAAAATACACGCACCTTGCTGACACCCGATGTGCCAGCCCCTGAAAGCTTTACCGATCCGGCAGCAGCCGTCGCCCGCCTGAATGAAATCTACCGCACAGCGACGCAGTTCCTTTGTGGACACTTTGCTGAAGCGGTGTCTGGCAAGACGCCTGCGCATAAATACCGCGCGTTTTACCCTGAAATCCGCCTGACGACGACAAGCTACACAAAGGCGGACAGCCGCCTGTCCTTCGGCCACGTCGCAGAGCCGGGTGAATATAGCACGACAGTGACCCGTCCCGATCTGTTTCAGCATTATCTTGAGCAACAGATCGGTCTGTTGATCGAAAACCACGGAGTGTCGGTTGTGATCGGTTGTTCCGACACAGAGATGCCGGTTCACTTTGCCGTGGCGAACGATTCCACGATGACTGTTCCGCAAGAAGGGTCGATGGATTTCGCATTGCGCGACGTATTCGATGTGCCGGATCTCAGTACGACCCACGATAACATCGTGAACGGGGCAGGGTTCCAGTACCCAGACGGGTCCGCACCATTGGCGCCATTCACAGCGCAGCGCGTGGATTATTCGTTGGCGCGTTTGCAGCATTATACAGCCACCGCAGCAGAGCATTTCCAGAACCATATTCTATTCACGAACTATCAGTTCTATGTAGAGGAATTCGAAGGTTACGCGCGTCAAATGCTAGCTGATCCAGATAGCGGCTACACAAGTTTTGTCAGTACCGGCAACGTGGAAATCACTGATGCAGATGCACCGTTGCATGCGCCTGCGAAACTGCCGCAAATGCCAACGTATCACCTCAAACGTGAAGGCGGCGGTGGCATTACGTTGGTCAATATCGGTGTCGGTCCATCAAATGCGAAAACGGCGACTGACCATATCGCGGTTCTGCGCCCCCACGCGTGGTTGATGGTGGGTCACTGCGCTGGGCTGCGCAATTCGCAAAGCCTAGGTGATTTTGTGTTGGCTCATGCGTACCTGCGTGAAGATCACGTTTTGGACGATGATCTGCCCGTTTGGGTCCCGATCCCTGCGTTGGCCGAAATTCAGATTGCGTTGGAAACGGCTGTGGCCGACGTGACCAAGCTGAAAGGCTACGAACTGAAGAAAATTATGCGGACCGGTACCGTTGCCACCATCGACAACCGGAACTGGGAATTGCGCGAACAAGCGGGCCCAGTGCAACGGCTGTCGCAGTCACGAGCGATTGCGCTAGATATGGAAAGCGCGACCATCGCGGCGAACGGTTTTCGGTTCAGGGTGCCGTATGGTACGCTCTTGTGTGTGTCGGATAAGCCGCTACACGGGGAACTGAAGTTGCCCGGAATGGCGTCTGATTTCTATAAAACACAGGTGGCTCGTCACCTGATGATCGGAATCAGGGCGATGGAAGGCTTGCGTGATATGCCGCTAGAACGCATTCACAGCCGTAAATTACGCAGCTTTGAGGAAACAGCGTTCCTCTAA
- a CDS encoding adenine deaminase, whose translation MEQHIKSWAETAPRLVAVAAGREHADLVIQGGRLVNVQSREILDGWQVAIVEGRFAYVGPDASHCIGPDTDVVDAAGRYLIPGLCDGHMHIESGMLTPAEFAAAVIPHGTTTMFTDPHEIANVLGLEGVRMMHDEALMQPVNIYTQMPSCAPSAPGLETTGFEISADDVAEAMAWPGIIGLGEMMNFPGVINGDPQMLAEMAATMNAGKTVGGHYASPDKGIPFSAYVAGGAADDHEGTAEVDAIARVRLGMKSMMRLGSAWYDVESQITAVTEKGLDPRNFILCTDDCMAGTLVNDGHMNRVVRHAIECGCDPVIALQMATINTATHFGLERELGSIAPGRRADVILTSDLKTLPIDVVYARGVKVAEAGKITVDCPHYAWPEKARQTVHMGKTLAAADFEIAAPAGKNTVSAKVIGVVENQAPTEALTADLPVVEGVVQGEGKTCQIALVERHRATGDVVNGFVSGFGYTGDMAIASTVAHDSHHMIVVGTDRACMAQAANRLGEVGGGVTVWKDGKEIALIELPIAGLMSDRPAAEVAANADQMVAAMAACGCTLNNAYMQHSLLALVVIPALRISDLGLVDVTKFEMTSLFEDENEK comes from the coding sequence ATGGAACAACACATTAAGTCTTGGGCTGAAACCGCCCCCCGTTTGGTTGCAGTCGCCGCTGGTCGCGAACATGCTGATCTGGTGATCCAAGGCGGTCGCCTTGTAAACGTACAATCCCGCGAAATTCTGGACGGCTGGCAGGTCGCCATCGTCGAAGGCCGCTTTGCCTATGTCGGCCCTGATGCATCGCATTGCATCGGCCCTGATACGGACGTTGTGGACGCTGCCGGACGTTACCTGATTCCCGGTCTTTGCGACGGTCACATGCATATCGAATCCGGTATGCTGACGCCCGCTGAATTTGCCGCAGCCGTCATCCCGCATGGCACGACAACGATGTTCACCGACCCGCATGAAATCGCGAACGTCTTGGGGCTGGAAGGCGTGCGGATGATGCATGACGAAGCGCTGATGCAACCCGTGAACATCTACACACAGATGCCGTCCTGCGCCCCGTCCGCCCCCGGTCTGGAAACAACAGGTTTTGAGATTTCCGCGGATGATGTGGCTGAAGCGATGGCTTGGCCGGGTATCATCGGACTTGGGGAGATGATGAATTTCCCGGGTGTGATCAACGGCGATCCGCAGATGCTGGCTGAAATGGCCGCGACAATGAACGCGGGCAAGACTGTGGGTGGCCATTACGCATCACCTGACAAGGGTATCCCGTTTAGCGCCTATGTCGCGGGCGGTGCCGCCGATGACCATGAAGGAACCGCCGAAGTAGATGCGATTGCCCGTGTCCGGCTTGGGATGAAATCGATGATGCGGCTTGGCTCTGCGTGGTATGACGTCGAAAGCCAGATCACTGCTGTGACGGAAAAGGGGCTTGATCCACGCAACTTCATTCTGTGCACAGATGATTGCATGGCCGGAACCTTGGTCAACGACGGCCACATGAACCGCGTTGTGCGTCATGCGATTGAGTGCGGGTGTGATCCTGTGATTGCGTTGCAAATGGCGACGATCAACACGGCGACACACTTTGGCTTGGAACGTGAACTCGGGTCGATTGCACCGGGTCGCAGGGCCGATGTCATTCTGACGTCTGATTTGAAGACACTGCCGATTGATGTGGTTTACGCACGCGGGGTGAAGGTGGCAGAGGCAGGCAAGATCACCGTCGATTGCCCGCATTACGCGTGGCCTGAAAAGGCGCGCCAGACGGTGCATATGGGCAAGACGCTTGCCGCCGCTGATTTTGAGATCGCAGCGCCTGCGGGCAAAAACACCGTGTCCGCCAAGGTCATCGGCGTCGTCGAAAACCAAGCGCCAACAGAGGCCTTGACCGCTGACCTGCCCGTCGTAGAGGGTGTGGTGCAGGGTGAAGGCAAAACTTGCCAAATCGCGCTTGTCGAACGGCATCGCGCGACGGGTGATGTGGTCAACGGCTTTGTGTCCGGCTTTGGCTACACAGGCGACATGGCAATCGCGTCGACCGTCGCCCATGATAGCCATCACATGATTGTGGTCGGCACAGACCGCGCTTGCATGGCGCAGGCGGCGAACCGTCTGGGTGAAGTTGGCGGCGGCGTAACTGTCTGGAAAGACGGCAAGGAAATCGCATTGATCGAATTGCCTATTGCCGGATTGATGTCAGACAGACCCGCAGCGGAAGTGGCTGCAAACGCCGATCAAATGGTCGCAGCGATGGCCGCATGTGGATGTACGCTGAACAATGCCTATATGCAGCATTCGCTTCTCGCGTTGGTGGTCATCCCCGCGTTACGCATTTCTGATTTGGGTTTGGTCGATGTGACCAAGTTTGAAATGACGTCGCTGTTTGAAGATGAAAACGAAAAATAA
- a CDS encoding tryptophan-rich sensory protein has protein sequence MDFVYFVIFLLATFGAAATGALFPTGEWYKQLNKPTWVPPNWVFPVAWTSIYLLIAFAGARVAGIEGSQIALAFWALQIAFNTLWTPVFFGLRALKKSLPIMAALWLAVLGCLITHFQVDFWAGMAFVPYMVWVTIAAALNLKMVQLNPDQKPLDIAKL, from the coding sequence ATGGACTTCGTTTACTTCGTCATTTTCCTCCTCGCGACATTCGGGGCCGCCGCCACAGGTGCGCTGTTTCCAACTGGGGAATGGTACAAGCAGCTGAACAAACCAACCTGGGTGCCGCCCAACTGGGTATTTCCCGTCGCATGGACGTCGATTTATCTGTTGATCGCTTTTGCGGGCGCACGCGTTGCTGGCATCGAAGGATCGCAAATTGCGCTTGCTTTTTGGGCCCTGCAGATCGCGTTCAATACACTGTGGACGCCTGTGTTCTTCGGGTTGCGCGCCTTGAAGAAATCCTTGCCGATCATGGCAGCGCTTTGGTTGGCGGTATTGGGCTGTCTCATCACGCACTTTCAAGTCGATTTCTGGGCAGGCATGGCCTTTGTGCCCTACATGGTTTGGGTGACAATTGCGGCGGCACTGAACCTGAAAATGGTTCAGCTGAACCCTGACCAAAAACCGTTGGACATTGCGAAGCTCTAG
- a CDS encoding phytoene/squalene synthase family protein yields MIDPADLDHCRETIRTGSLSFHAASKILPVSVRDPALALYAFCRLADDEVDEGTCKTSAVLRLQDRLDLAYAGRPRDAPEDRAFAAIVAEFEMPRALPEALLEGLAWDADERRYNDLSGVRDYSARVASAVGAMMCVLMRVRNPDALARACDLGVAMQLTNIARDVGEDARMGRIYLPMDWLAEAGIDPFNFTRDPLPTDAVRMMVKRLLAEAQRLYLRSEAGINALPFKARTGIWAARLIYAGIGTQIRHQGYDTISMRAHTSKVQKLGWLLQAGTQTAVSTFMPTSAVIYAQPLNEVRFLVDAASHRVPDQRRSLAVLDILADLKAREQEAIGTNRQKA; encoded by the coding sequence ATGATTGATCCGGCTGATCTAGACCATTGTCGCGAGACGATCCGCACAGGATCGCTAAGCTTTCACGCGGCGTCCAAGATATTACCGGTGTCCGTGCGTGATCCGGCTTTGGCGCTGTATGCGTTTTGCCGCTTGGCAGATGACGAAGTAGACGAAGGCACGTGTAAAACATCCGCCGTCTTGCGCCTGCAAGACCGGCTTGATTTGGCCTATGCGGGTCGCCCGCGCGACGCTCCGGAAGACCGCGCATTCGCTGCGATTGTTGCGGAATTTGAAATGCCGCGCGCGCTGCCAGAAGCTTTGCTTGAAGGGCTTGCTTGGGACGCGGATGAACGACGCTACAACGACCTGTCAGGCGTGCGTGATTATTCGGCCCGCGTGGCAAGTGCTGTCGGTGCCATGATGTGCGTCTTGATGCGGGTGCGCAACCCTGATGCGCTTGCGCGAGCTTGTGATCTGGGTGTTGCGATGCAACTGACCAATATTGCTCGCGACGTCGGCGAAGACGCTCGAATGGGACGGATATACCTGCCGATGGATTGGCTGGCAGAAGCGGGGATTGATCCGTTCAATTTCACCCGCGACCCACTGCCGACCGATGCCGTGCGGATGATGGTGAAACGCCTATTGGCCGAGGCGCAGCGGCTCTATCTGCGATCTGAAGCAGGGATCAACGCGCTACCTTTCAAAGCGCGTACCGGAATTTGGGCTGCGCGTTTGATCTATGCGGGCATCGGTACACAAATTCGCCACCAAGGGTACGATACGATTTCGATGCGGGCGCACACGAGCAAGGTGCAAAAACTAGGGTGGTTGCTGCAAGCTGGCACGCAAACGGCGGTGTCGACGTTTATGCCCACATCAGCGGTGATCTATGCACAGCCGCTCAATGAAGTCCGGTTCTTGGTCGATGCGGCGTCGCATCGCGTGCCTGATCAGCGCAGATCATTGGCCGTGCTGGATATTCTTGCGGACCTGAAAGCGCGTGAACAAGAAGCAATTGGAACCAATCGCCAAAAAGCATAG
- the crtI gene encoding phytoene desaturase produces MLTHFASSPDSNAALVVGAGLGGLAAAMRLGAKGYAVTVLDKLDRVGGRGSSVLQSGHRFDLGPTIVTVPQVFEALWADCGRDFRKDVDLKPLDPFYEIRWPDGSKFTACGDTDRMVAEVGRLSPRDVKGYKRFLKDSQRRYVVGFEGMVAEPMHKAWSTIKVLPEFAKLRADRSILGLAKARVKDPRLQMALSFHPLFIGGDPMNVTSMYALVSHLEKEYGVHYAVGGVQAIADAMASVIRSQGGVIRLGEQIDEIVVEDGAAKGVRTTNGEALAAPLVVSNADAGHTYKEMLKKPKRWTGAKLDRKRWSMGLFVWYFGTKGTADKWADVGHHTIMSGPRYEGLLRDVFIKGRLADDMSLYVHRPAVTDPTVAPKGDDTFYALSPVPHLGHANPVDWGKERDLYKAKVADVLDGLIPGFRDHLTTELIYTPEDFRDRYLSPHGAGFSLEPRILQSAYFRPHNVSEEAKGLYLVGAGTHPGAGLPGVVSSAEVLGKLVPDAPLQRDIRMAAE; encoded by the coding sequence ATGTTGACACATTTCGCTTCCTCCCCTGATTCCAATGCAGCGCTTGTTGTGGGCGCAGGCCTGGGCGGTTTGGCCGCAGCCATGCGTCTCGGTGCGAAAGGCTATGCCGTCACAGTGTTGGATAAGCTTGATCGCGTGGGTGGCCGCGGATCATCCGTGCTGCAAAGCGGGCATCGTTTTGATCTTGGCCCGACGATTGTCACCGTCCCGCAGGTGTTTGAGGCATTATGGGCAGATTGCGGTCGTGATTTCCGCAAGGACGTTGATTTGAAGCCGCTTGATCCGTTCTACGAGATACGCTGGCCGGATGGATCGAAATTTACCGCATGCGGAGACACCGATCGTATGGTCGCTGAGGTGGGTCGTTTGTCGCCGCGCGATGTGAAAGGTTACAAGCGTTTTCTCAAGGACAGCCAGCGCCGCTATGTTGTAGGCTTCGAAGGCATGGTCGCAGAGCCGATGCACAAGGCATGGTCCACTATTAAAGTGCTGCCAGAGTTTGCGAAACTGCGCGCGGATCGCTCTATCCTCGGTCTTGCAAAGGCCCGTGTGAAAGACCCGCGTTTACAAATGGCGTTGTCGTTTCATCCGCTGTTTATTGGCGGCGATCCGATGAATGTGACGTCGATGTACGCTTTGGTCAGCCATCTCGAGAAGGAATATGGCGTCCATTACGCTGTCGGCGGCGTGCAGGCGATTGCCGACGCCATGGCGTCCGTGATCCGATCGCAAGGCGGCGTCATTCGGCTGGGTGAACAGATCGATGAAATCGTCGTCGAAGATGGTGCCGCTAAAGGCGTGCGCACGACAAATGGCGAAGCACTAGCCGCGCCTTTGGTCGTCAGTAACGCCGACGCGGGCCATACTTACAAAGAGATGTTGAAGAAACCAAAGAGGTGGACAGGTGCAAAGCTGGACCGCAAACGGTGGTCCATGGGATTGTTCGTCTGGTATTTCGGCACAAAAGGTACCGCTGATAAATGGGCCGACGTAGGTCATCACACGATCATGTCCGGTCCGCGTTACGAAGGGCTTTTGCGCGACGTTTTTATCAAAGGCAGGCTTGCTGACGACATGTCGCTTTATGTGCATCGTCCTGCGGTGACTGATCCAACGGTCGCCCCGAAGGGTGATGATACCTTTTACGCGCTATCGCCGGTGCCGCATCTGGGCCATGCAAACCCCGTTGATTGGGGTAAGGAGCGCGATCTTTATAAGGCTAAGGTCGCTGATGTTCTGGATGGTTTAATCCCCGGTTTCAGGGACCATCTGACGACCGAATTGATTTACACACCCGAAGATTTTCGTGACCGGTATCTGTCGCCGCATGGCGCGGGTTTCTCGCTTGAACCTCGTATTTTGCAATCCGCCTATTTCCGTCCGCACAATGTGAGCGAAGAAGCGAAAGGTCTGTATTTGGTCGGCGCGGGGACCCATCCGGGTGCCGGCCTGCCCGGTGTGGTATCAAGCGCAGAAGTGCTGGGCAAATTAGTGCCAGATGCGCCCTTACAGCGTGACATAAGGATGGCTGCGGAATGA
- a CDS encoding spheroidene monooxygenase, giving the protein MPQTVTLSFFRFAGPIARMWAFAMMGFARRPMARIPDIGFWKLCGSGKGEGFTPRIAPDVFAILATWPDAQTAHDRVAATPIYKRYRAESVENWTVFLTPTSARGDWSGEKPFLPQQINSGPLAALTRATIKPDILSRFWARVPDISAMIGTDRNVAFKIGIGEIPMLHQVTFSIWPSQAAMDAFARTGPHAQAIKAVRQEGWFKEELYARFVVQSDIGTWGGTSPLANLTRSELDPA; this is encoded by the coding sequence ATGCCGCAAACGGTCACTCTTTCTTTCTTCAGGTTCGCAGGCCCCATCGCACGGATGTGGGCATTTGCTATGATGGGCTTTGCGCGCAGACCTATGGCCCGCATTCCCGATATCGGATTTTGGAAACTATGCGGGTCCGGCAAGGGCGAAGGGTTCACGCCGCGCATCGCCCCTGATGTCTTCGCAATCCTCGCCACGTGGCCGGACGCGCAAACTGCACATGACAGGGTAGCCGCGACCCCCATCTATAAACGCTACCGCGCCGAATCCGTAGAGAACTGGACCGTATTTTTGACCCCAACGTCAGCACGTGGGGATTGGTCTGGTGAAAAGCCGTTTTTGCCACAGCAGATCAACAGCGGACCTCTCGCGGCGCTGACCCGAGCCACGATAAAGCCCGACATTTTATCACGCTTTTGGGCGCGCGTACCGGATATTTCGGCGATGATCGGGACCGACCGTAACGTCGCGTTCAAAATTGGGATCGGCGAGATCCCGATGCTGCATCAAGTCACTTTTTCCATTTGGCCATCGCAGGCCGCGATGGACGCATTCGCCCGCACCGGACCCCACGCCCAAGCGATCAAGGCAGTACGCCAAGAAGGCTGGTTCAAAGAAGAACTTTACGCCCGTTTCGTCGTTCAATCCGACATCGGCACGTGGGGCGGCACGTCGCCGCTTGCAAACCTCACCAGATCAGAACTGGACCCCGCATGA
- the bchI gene encoding magnesium chelatase ATPase subunit I, with product MTQPFPFSAIVGQEEMKRAMILTAIDPSIGGVLVFGDRGTGKSTAVRALAALLPPIAAIEGCPVNSAKAGEVPDWANLKTKATHEVPTPVVDLPLGATEDRVTGALDIEKALSQGEKAFQPGLLARANRGYLYIDEVNLLEDHIVDLLLDVAQSGENVVEREGLSIRHPARFVLVGSGNPEEGELRPQLLDRFGLSVEVASPKDIDTRIDVIKRRDAYENDNAAFMIRWQAEDAAIRDRILTARKALKDLKTPDATLRDVAELCLKMGSDGLRGELTLLKAARAYAAWRDDTALTRAHVRDVAGIALRHRLRRDPLDEAGSGARVGRVVADVLG from the coding sequence ATGACACAGCCTTTCCCGTTTTCTGCTATCGTCGGCCAAGAAGAAATGAAACGCGCGATGATCCTCACAGCGATTGATCCGTCAATTGGTGGTGTCTTGGTGTTTGGTGATCGTGGTACTGGCAAATCCACCGCTGTGCGCGCATTGGCCGCCCTTTTGCCGCCCATTGCGGCTATCGAAGGATGCCCCGTGAACAGCGCAAAGGCGGGCGAGGTTCCGGATTGGGCCAACCTCAAAACCAAAGCCACACACGAAGTTCCGACCCCCGTCGTAGACCTACCGCTTGGCGCGACAGAGGATCGCGTGACGGGCGCGCTAGATATTGAAAAGGCTTTGTCACAGGGCGAAAAAGCGTTCCAACCCGGCCTGCTGGCGCGGGCAAATCGGGGATATCTTTATATCGACGAGGTGAACCTGCTCGAAGATCACATTGTTGACCTACTGCTTGATGTCGCGCAATCCGGCGAAAACGTAGTGGAACGCGAAGGGCTTTCGATCCGGCACCCTGCCCGTTTTGTGCTGGTCGGATCGGGCAACCCTGAAGAGGGCGAACTGCGGCCCCAACTGCTTGACCGATTTGGGTTATCTGTCGAAGTCGCCAGCCCAAAAGACATCGACACGCGGATCGACGTGATCAAACGACGCGATGCTTATGAAAATGACAACGCAGCCTTCATGATCCGGTGGCAGGCCGAAGATGCCGCCATTCGCGACCGCATTCTGACTGCGCGTAAAGCATTGAAAGACCTCAAAACACCTGATGCGACGCTGCGCGATGTCGCGGAACTCTGCCTCAAGATGGGATCAGACGGTTTGCGCGGCGAATTAACGTTACTGAAAGCGGCGCGTGCTTATGCGGCGTGGCGTGATGATACCGCCCTGACCCGTGCGCATGTGCGCGATGTGGCAGGCATAGCGTTGCGCCACCGCCTGCGCCGCGATCCGCTAGACGAAGCAGGGTCAGGTGCCCGTGTTGGTCGTGTTGTGGCCGATGTCCTTGGGTAG